From Thermothelomyces thermophilus ATCC 42464 chromosome 6, complete sequence, the proteins below share one genomic window:
- a CDS encoding Aldo/keto reductase-like protein: MANKTFKLNTGQDIPAIGLGTWQSEPGKVREAVVHALKAGYRLIDCAYCYGNEQEVGQGLAEAFAAGIVKREEVFVVTKVWATYTTRCALGLQKSLENLGLEYVDLFLVHWPLLMNPEGNDDRFPKLPNGERDIIRSHNHVDTWKQMEALLATGKTKAIGVSNYSKRYLEQLLPHATVVPAVNQIENHPALPQQEIVDLCKEKGIHIMAYSPLGSTGSPLFTAEPVVKIAEKRGVKPSTVLLSYHIPRGSTVLAKSVTRERIEENLKLIDLDADDMKLLNDWSDKLTREGQLMRFVYPPFGVDFGFPDKS; encoded by the exons ATGGCAAACAAGACCTTCAAGCTCAACACCGGCCAGGACATTCCCGCCATTGGGTTGG GAACATGGCAATCCGAGCCGGGCAAGGTTCGCGAGGCGGTGGTGCACGCGCTAAAGGCCGGGTACCGGCTGATCGATTGCGCGTACTGCTACGGCAACGAGCAGGAGGTCGGGCAGGGTCTGGCCGAGGCGTTCGCGGCGGGCATCGTCAAGCGCGAGGAGGTCTTTGTGGTGACCAAGGTGTGGGCGACCTACACGACTCGGTGCGCGCTGGGGTTGCAGAAGAGCCTGGAGAACCTCGGGCTCGAGTATGTGGACTTGTTCCTGGTGCATTGGCCGCTCTTGATGAACCCTGAGG GCAACGACGACCGCTTCCCCAAGCTTCCCAACGGCGAGCGCGACATCATCCGCTCCCACAACCACGTCGACACATGGAAGCAGATGGAGGCCTTGCTGGCGACCGGCAAGACCAAGGCCATCGGCGTGTCCAAC TATAGCAAACGCTACCTCGAGCAACTCCTCCCCCACGCCACCGTCGTCCCCGCCGTCAACCAGATCGAGAACCACCCAGCGCTGCCCCAGCAGGAGATTGTCGATCTCTGCAAGGAAAAGGGCATCCACATCATGGCGTACAGCCCGCTGGGCAGCACGGGCAGCCCGCTCTTCACGGCCGAACCCGTGGTCAAGATCGCCGAGAAGCGCGGTGTCAAGCCGTCGACCGTCCTGTTGAGCTACCACA TCCCCCGTGGCAGCACCGTCCTGGCCAAATCGGTCACTCGCGAGCGGATCGAGGAGAACCTCAAGCTGATTGACCTGGATGCCGATGATATGAAGTTGCTGAATGACTGGTCGGACAAGCTGACCAGGGAAGGCCAGCTGATGCGGTTCGTGTACCCGCCGTTTGGCGTGGACTTTGGGTTCCCAGACAAGTCATAG
- a CDS encoding glycosyltransferase family 39 protein (CAZy_ID 267790), translating into MARSASSKPPAARASPPPAPSSIDEKLNSNATKRKDDDYSSEGVEDHDVFLLPGSDFKLVLAITLLAAAVRLFRIYQPSSVVFDEVHFGGFATKYIKGKFFMDVHPPLAKLMITLFGWLAGFKGNFDFKDIGKDYVEPGVPYVAMRMFPAICGILLAPTMFLTLKAAGCRTFTAVMGAGLIIFENGLLTQARLILLDSPLMIATAFTVLSFTSFTNQQELGPSRAFGLSWWFWLVMTGLGLGMTVSIKWVGLFTIAWVGSLTLVQLWVLLGDYKHVTIRIFAKHFMARVFCLIIIPLTFYLAMFGIHFLCLRNPGDGDGFMSSEFQSTLNSKAMKNVPADVLLGSRITIRHVNTQGGYLHSHPLMYPTGSKQQQITLYPHKDDNNLWLVENQTQPLDINGQPINGTDAWYKLPEPHYVENGAIIRLNHLATHRRLHSHDVRPPITEADWQNEVSAYGYEGFDGDANDFFRVEIVKKKSKPGVAQERLRTIDTKFRLIHIMTGCVLFSHKVKLPEWASEQQEVTCARGGTLPNSLWYIEYNDHPMLGPDAETVNYRNPGFFGKFWELQKVMWKTNAGLVESHAWDSRPPSWPILRRGINFWGKDHRQIYLIGNPVIWWSATAAVVVYVVFKGIAVLRWQRSCNDYSKPVFKRFDYEVGSSVLGWALHYFPFFLMQRQLFLHHYFPALYFGIIAFCQIYDFVTARIPGIGLRENPVIGKAGAVGFLILSMIAFTLLSPLAYGNPWTRAECRRVKLFSTWDWDCNTFLDSYDAYKTLSSTSAAASQTPQQPIDAKKVPPAQPPVAGGQQAQVPIVDAQQQQEQQQQAQEEKAKVSGAPVAGNKRLVHTEERVEYRDQDGNLLNEEQVKALKGKVEFKTRYETRTRIIDAQGNEVLLPPGQQVPLDQEQKPDAPAGVAPPHPDVEGANSETAKGGIPDEPIPEPKESVEGEREREEKAAKPASEKQEASAKVDDEV; encoded by the exons ATGGCTCGATCGGCGAGCTCCAAGCCGCCGGCCGCGAGGGCATCCcccccgccggcgccgtcgagCATCGATGAGAAACTCAACTCGAACGCGACGAAGCGCAAGGACGATGATTACTCCTCCGAGGGCGTCGAGGACCATGATGTCTTTCTGCTCCCGGGCTCCGACTTCAAGCTCGTCCTCGCCATAACCCTGCTAGCTGCTGCTGTGCGCTTGTTCCGCATCTACCAACCCAGCAGCGTCGTGTTCGACGAGGTCCA CTTTGGCGGGTTTGCGACCAAGTACATCAAGGGCAAGTTCTTCATGGACGTGCACCCGCCGCTCGCAAAGTTGATGATCACGCTCTTCGGCTGGCTTGCCGGATTCAAGGGTAACTTCGACTTCAAGGATATTGGAAAGGATTATGTCGAGCCCGGCGTCCCATACGTGGCCATGCGCATGTTCCCGGCCATCTGCGGCATCCTCCTGGCCCCGACCATGTTCCTGACCCTCAAGGCTGCTGGTTGCCGTACTTTCACCGCTGTCATGGGTGCCGGTCTCATCATCTTCG AGAATGGCCTCCTCACCCAGGCGCGTCTGATTCTTCTCGACTCTCCTCTTATGATCGCCACCGCCTTCACTGTTCTCTCGTTCACGTCTTTCACTAACCAGCAGGAGCTGGGTCCCTCGCGGGCCTTCGGGTTGAGCTGGTGGTTTTGGCTTGTCATGACCGGCCTCGGCCTGGGTATGACCGTCAGCATCAAGTGGGTTGGGCTGTTTACCATTGCCTGGGTCGGCTCCTTGACTCTGGTCCAGCTCTGGGTTCTCCTTGGCGATTACAAGCACGTTACAATC CGTATCTTCGCCAAGCACTTCATGGCCCGCGTCTTCTGTCTCATCATCATTCCCTTAACTTTCTACTTGGCCATGTTCGGAATCCACTTCCTCTGCCTGCGCAATCCCGGCGATGGCGACGGCTTCATGAGTTCCGAATTCCAGTCGACTCTGAACTCCAAGGCAATGAAGAACGTCCCGGCGGACGTTCTTCTGGGTAGCCGAATCACCATCAGACATGTCAACACCCAGGGCGGTTATCTCCACTCCCACCCTCTGATGTACCCTACCGGTTCGAAGCAACAGCAGATCACCCTGTACCCCCACAAGGACGATAACAACCTGTGGCTCGTCGAGAATCAGACCCAACCGCTTGACATCAACGGCCAGCCCATCAACGGCACCGACGCCTGGTATAAGCTCCCCGAGCCTCACTACGTCGAGAACGGCGCCATCATCCGCCTGAACCATCTCGCCACCCACCGTCGTCTCCACTCTCACGATGTCCGCCCTCCCATCACGGAGGCCGACTGGCAGAACGAAGTTTCTGCGTACGGTTACGAGGGTTTCGACGGCGATGCCAACGACTTCTTCCGCGTTGAGATCGTCAAGAAGAAGTCCAAGCCCGGCGTCGCCCAAGAACGCCTCCGCACGATCGACACCAAGTTCAGGCTCATCCACATCATGACCGGCTGCGTGCTGTTCTCCCACAAGGTGAAACTCCCCGAGTGGGCGTCGGAGCAGCAGGAAGTCACCTGTGCCCGCGGAGGGACCCTTCCCAACAGCCTGTGGTACATTGAGTACAACGATCATCCCATGCTGGGCCCGGACGCTGAGACGGTCAACTACCGCAATCCCGGCTTCTTTGGTAAGTTCTGGGAGCTGCAGAAGGTCATGTGGAAGACGAATGCTGGTCTCGTTGAATCCCACGCCTGGGACTCCCGTCCTCCGTCGTGGCCCATCCTCCGCCGCGGCATCAACTTCTGGGGCAAGGACCACCGCCAGATCTATCTCATCGGCAACCCTGTCATCTGGTGGAGCGCTACTGCGGCCGTCGTCGTCTACGTCGTGTTCAAGGGTATCGCCGTCCTCCGTTGGCAGCGCAGCTGCAACGACTACTCGAAGCCCGTCTTCAAGCGGTTCGATTACGAAGTCGGCTCCTCCGTGCTCGGGTGGGCTCTGCACTACTTCCCATTCTTCCTCATGCAGCGCCAGCTCTTCCTCCACCACTACTTCCCCGCGCTCTACTTCGGCATCATCGCCTTCTGCCAGATCTATGATTTCGTCACGGCACGCATTCCTGGAATCGGCTTGAGGGAGAATCCTGTGATTGGCAAGGCTGGCGCCGTCGGTTTCCTTATCCTGTCAATGATTGCTTTCACCCTCCTCTCTCCCCTTGCATATGGAAACCCCTGGACAAGGGCCGAATGCAGGCGCGTCAAGCTGTTCAGCACCTGGGACTGGGATTGCAACACTTTCTTGGACAGC TACGACGCATACAAGACGTTGTCCTCCACCTCGGCTGCCGCCTCTCAGACACCTCAGCAACCGATCGATGCGAAGAAGGTGCCGCCGGCTCAGCCTCCCGTAGCGGGCGGCCAACAAGCCCAGGTCCCCATTGTGGAcgcccagcagcagcaggagcagcagcagcaagcgCAGGAGGAAAAGGCTAAAGTTTCCGGCGCCCCAGTGGCTGGCAATAAGCGACTCGTCCATACTGAAGAGCGCGTCGAGTACCGCGACCAGGACGGTAATCTCTTGAATGAGGAGCAGGTCAAGGCCCTCAAGGGCAAGGTCGAGTTCAAGACGCGTTATGAGACGCGGACCCGGATTATCGATGCCCAGGGCAACGAGGTCTTGCTGCCTCCCGGCCAGCAGGTACCGCTGGACCAGGAGCAGAAGCCCGATGCTCCGGCGGGCGTCGCGCCTCCCCACCCGGATGTCGAGG GTGCGAATAGCGAGACGGCCAAGGGGGGTATCCCTGATGAGCCGATCCCCGAGCCCAAGGAGAGTGTTGAGGGCGAGAGGGAGCGCGAGGAGAAGGCAGCCAAGCCTGCCAGCGAGAAGCAGGAGGCCAGTGCCAAAGTGGACGACGAGGTCTGA